The following are encoded together in the Thunnus albacares chromosome 7, fThuAlb1.1, whole genome shotgun sequence genome:
- the zgc:172145 gene encoding ferritin light chain, oocyte isoform-like, with translation MAEPAGKRLKSSLPLCRAHRSSTGSRAKHNLQAAVEEALCGVSSLLWDGAYRLQALACVFERDDVALPRVASFFHQEALKQQDEAEAMLGYLAERGGNYCGKDIQKPGCEAVCAVLPALELLQLQLKEEVGILVELSQLARKHGDPHTASVVKSHFLTPRVDRLKLLGDLLTSARRVGCTDNQAGGFGEYILNELQEELTG, from the exons ATGGCTGAACCCGCTGGAAAGAGGTTAAAGAGCAGCCTGCCGCTGTGCAGAGCGCACCGGAGCTCCACGGGCAGCCGGGCCAAGCACAACCTGCAGGCCGCCGTGGAGGAGGCTCTGTGCGGGGTGAGCAGCCTGCTGTGGGACGGAGCGTACCGGCTGCAGGCTCTG GCCTGCGTGTTTGAGCGGGACGACGTCGCTCTGCCCCGCGTTGCTTCTTTCTTCCACCAGGAGGCGCTGAAGCAGCAGGACGAGGCCGAGGCCATGCTAGGCTACCTGGCTGAGAGGGGGGGCAACTACTGCGGCAAAGACATCCAG AAGCCAGGCTGTGAGGCGGTGTGTGCCGTGTTACCTGCTctggagctgctgcagctccagctgAAAGAGGAAGTCGGCATCCTGGTGGAGCTCAGCCAGCTGGCCCGCAAACACGGCGACCCGCACACTGCCAGTGTTGTCAAAAGCCACTTCCTGACGCCGCGGGTGGACCGTCTGAAACTGCTGGGAGACCTGCTCACCAGTGCCCGCCGGGTGGGCTGCACCGACAACCAGGCGGGGGGGTTCGGGGAGTACATCCTGAATGAGCTGCAGGAAGAGCTGACGGGGTGA
- the LOC122985356 gene encoding myoblast determination protein 1 homolog: MELSDISFPIPAADDFYDDPCFNTSDMHFFEDLDPRLVHVGLLKPDDSSSSSSSSPSSSSSSSPSSLLHPHHHAEVEDDEHVRAPSGHHQAGRCLLWACKACKRKTTNADRRKAATMRERRRLSKVNDAFETLKRCTTANPNQRLPKVEILRNAISYIESLQALLRGGQDDGFYPVLEHYSGDSDASSPRSNCSDGMTDFNDPTCQSTRRGSYDRSSYFSETPNGGLKSDRSSVVSSLDCLSSIVERISTDNSSLLPAADGPGSPPTDPAGEAAAPGPVQVPSPTASQDPNLIYQVL, encoded by the exons ATGGAGTTGTCGGATATCTCTTTCCCCATCCCTGCAGCTGATGATTTCTATGATGACCCCTGCTTCAACACCAGCGACATGCACTTCTTCGAGGACCTGGACCCGCGGCTGGTCCATGTGGGTCTGCTGAAGCCGGacgactcctcctcctcatcctcgtcctccccttcctcctcctcttcctcctccccgtCTTCCCTCCTGCATCCTCACCACCACGCCGAGGTGGAGGACGACGAGCACGTCCGCGCCCCCAGCGGGCACCACCAGGCGGGCCGCTGCCTGCTCTGGGCCTGCAAGGCCTGCAAGAGGAAGACCACCAACGCGGACCGGCGGAAGGCGGCCACGATGCGCGAGCGCCGGCGGCTCAGCAAGGTCAACGACGCCTTCGAGACGCTGAAGCGCTGCACGACGGCCAACCCCAACCAGAGGCTGCCCAAAGTGGAGATCCTGCGCAACGCCATCAGCTACATCGAGTCCCTGCAGGCGCTGCTGCGCGGCGGGCAGGACGACGGCTTCTACCCGGTGTTGGAGCACTACAGCGGGGACTCGGACGCCTCCAGCCCGCGCTCCAACTGCTCCGACGGCATG ACAGATTTTAACGACCCGACCTGTCAGTCAACCAGAAGAGGAAGTTATGACAGAAGCTCTTATTTCTCCGAGACTCCAAACG GAGGTCTGAAGAGCGACCGGAGCTCGGTGGTCTCCAGTCTGGACTGTCTGTCCAGCATCGTGGAGCGGATCTCCACCGACAACAGCAGCCTGCTGCCGGCCGCCGACGGCCCCGGGTCCCCGCCAACAGACCCGGCCGGTGAGGCGGCGGCCCCCGGGCCCGTCCAGGTCCCCTCCCCAACCGCCAGCCAGGACCCCAACCTGATCTACCAAGTCCTATag